DNA sequence from the Carboxydothermus pertinax genome:
CCCTTATCCCTTCCTCTACCGGTATATGACGTTTTGAAAGTCTTCGGGAAAAGGCATTTACCTTATCAATTTTCGTTAAATTAAAGCCCCGGCTTTCAATTCGCCGTACCGTCGTAAAAACCTGACCGTCAATGCTTTCAATGGCACAAAATATCCCGGTAGGAGTAACAAAACTTTCCACCTGTCTTGCTCCGTAATTTTTAGCAATCCGGTCCATGACATCTTCAGTGCGATAAATTTCCGCCCCGCTTTTAATCATTATTTCCCCGGCCAATACCGTAAGCTTTAACACGTCCAAGTAATTCATAACATCACCACTTACTTTTTTCTTTACTTTCCTCCCATTTCCTCCTTTTGCCGTAAAAAATGTTTTTATCATTTTTCACTCCAACCTCCAAATTAAGTATACAAAACACAATTTGTAATTTTATTGACATTTTCTGGTGATAACTCCTTTAATAGAGTTAAGCACAAGAAAAAAGGAAGGGATTTTCATGCTGGAAATTACAATAACTCCCCCAGCCACCATTGAGCTTGTTCGTCAAAACATCTTAAAATATAAGAACCCTTTAGGTTTAAAGGGTCGGGAACTTACTTCTTGGGCCGAGGGACTTAGCTTTTCCTCTCATAGTGAATATCTTTTTTATACCGGCACCGAATACCAAATGCTCCCTTACATCGATAGTTTGGTAAAAGCCCTAAAGACTATGAACCAGCTTGGTTCTGGCAAAAAAATCCTTTTTGGCCTTCGAAACTTGGTAGATAAATTTGGTTTTAATCCCGAAAAAGTTTATGCCGGTATCCTCGCTAAAGACCGGGAAAAAACGGCTAATATCTTAAGAAAACATGTCCAGCTCTTAAACTTTCTTGGTATTACCCCCCAGTATTTGGGGGAAGAGGAATTGTACGCCGGAGCTCTTTTATATGAGTACGGCTACCTTAATGACGTTCGGGAAATTTCCTTAAAACTTACGGAAATTTTTAAAAGTCGGGGAGTCAAAAAGATTATAGTTGCCTCTCCCCATGCTGCCGAAATGTTTCGGAAAATTTACCCGATGTTTGTTGATTTCCCTTTTGAAGTTTTTACCATGCCGGAGTTTCTTAAAGCTTGTATTGATAAACTTCCCAAAAAAACGTACACCCAGAAAATTACTATCCACGATCCCTGTCGATTAGCGCGAGAATTAGGAGTAGTTACCGAAATCCGGGAAGTTTTAAAAAACAACTGTGAGAGTGAAATAATAGAACTTCCCCAAAGCGGTAGATTTACCACCTGTTGCGGTGGCGCTACCAAGCTTTTATTCCCTGAATTGGCTGAAGCATTAGCCAAGCAAAGAGTTCAAGAACTGGAACGAAGTGGTGGAGAAGAAATAGTCACCGCCTGTCCTTATTGTTATTTTAACCTCTCGCAATATACCACCCTTCCAGTGAAAGACCTAACCGAAATTCTCCTTTAAAGAAGGTGATTTAGTTGGTGGATTTAGAAAAGGATTTGCATGCTCTTTCCGAAAGTTTAATTAATGCCGCTCATAACCCAAATGTTAATTTAGCCTTAAGTCGAGCGGTAAAATCTTACCGGGAAAATGTAAACAAAGCCCTGACCCGTTTTCCCCACACGGTTGAGCGAGCCCGGGAAGTACGGGAAATGAAGTTAAAAGCATTAGAAAACTTAGAATTCCTCTACGAAAAAGCCGCCCAAAGCATTGAGGAAAATCACGGCCGAACTTATCTTGCTAAAGATGCTCTTCATGCTTTAAAAATTGTTGATGAAATCGTAGGAACGGGAAAATTAATCGTTAAAGTTAAATCAATGGTAGGCGAAGAAATTGGTTTAAGGGAACATTTAGAACAAAGGGGCAATACTCTCTGGGAGACAGACCTGGGGGAATTCATCCAGCAGCTTAGAAATGATCGACCGATGCACATTCTCTCTCCGGCCATTCATATTCCCCGGGAAGAAGTGGCAAAGTTTTTTTCCGCTTTTTTTAAAAAGGAAATCCCTCCCGAAATTGCTGCGGAAGTAGCAGCCGTACGGGAGTTTATGCGGGAAAAATATTTTAAAGCGGATATTGGGATAAGCGGTGCTAATATCGTAGCCGCCGACACCGGCTCCCTTTTTATTATTGAAAACGAAGGGAACGGCCGGCTTGCTACCGGCGCACCTCCGGTGCATATCGTAATTGTTGGTTTAGAGAAACTCGTTCCAACTTTAGATGACGCTTTTAAAACAGCGGAAGTTACCTGGCGGTATGCCCAGTATACCGTACCCTCTTATGTTAATATCATAAGCGGCCCCAGTAAAACCGGCGATATTGAAAAAGTTACCACTTACGGTGCCCATGGTCCTAAAGAGCTTCACGTAATTTTTTTAGACAACGGCCGGTTAGAGCTTTCCAAAAATGAAACTTTTAAAGAAGCTTTACTATGTCTGCGTTGCGGTGGCTGCCTTTACGAATGTCCGGTTTTTTCTTTAACTGCTGGCCACTATGGTTATAAGTACTTAGGGGGAATTGGGGCCATTTGGACCGCTTTTATAGCAGGAGGATTAGATAAAGCAGCACCCCTGGCTTACGTCTGCCTTAGATGCGGTCGCTGCCAGGAGCGCTGCCCAATGCAAATTGACGTACCCCGGATGACGGTGGCGCTAAGACAGCTCCTTACCGGCAATCACCTGGGTTAACTCGTTTAAGGATTTATTTAACTCTTCCAGCTTTCCCTCAATCCTCACCAACAAAAACGCCGCTACCGCCATGGGGAAGCTGTAGTTGGCAAGTTGGCTAAAAAACTCCATTTAATACCCCCCTTTTCTGCAAAAAGCCGTGGCATCTGCCACGGCTTTTCTTAAAATTCGGTCACGTTTCGCTCTACAATTCGCGAACCTTTAAGTCCTGCTAAATCTCCACCGCTGGAGGTGAAGATATTTTTAGTTAGGATAAGGTTCATAGCAGCATCTACTTCCCCCTTGGTAAGGCCACCTTTGGGTTCTTGAACCCTAATTGTCACATTCTTACCCTGCTGGTTTTGAAAAATCATTTCTAAAACTTTCATCTTTCAATCCCCCCTTTTCAAGTTCGGCTTCAGGTTTGGAGCCTTCGGCTTAGCCATTATAGAGAAGCTCTGTATCGTTTCGGAAAACTCCATTTAGTGGGTAACTGCTAAGACCCGCTAAAGCAACGGCTACCGCATATAAATCATCGTTGGAAGCAGTGGGCTTAATATTGCTATAGCTTCTAAAAGCATACACCGGATTGCCACTGCCATCATCTCCAACAACCAATTTGAGCCTTAAGACCGTTCCCACTTTGTTAGCTAATACCGCCATCTAAATCCCTCCCCGGATTTTTTATTTTTCAGCCGGCTGACGTAAAGGAAAGTGCAGTTTTTTATTGATTTTTTAAGGAGAGGTAATATTTTTTCAATTTTCGCAGGGCTCTTTTTTCTAAATCATAGGCACCGGCGGGAGTGATTTTTAAAATCTTTGCTACTTCAGTTAAAGAAATTCCCTGTCTATACTTTAAGATAATCAGCCTTTC
Encoded proteins:
- a CDS encoding YvrJ family protein, translated to MEFFSQLANYSFPMAVAAFLLVRIEGKLEELNKSLNELTQVIAGKELS
- a CDS encoding DUF1659 domain-containing protein; translation: MAVLANKVGTVLRLKLVVGDDGSGNPVYAFRSYSNIKPTASNDDLYAVAVALAGLSSYPLNGVFRNDTELLYNG
- a CDS encoding DUF2922 domain-containing protein, which gives rise to MKVLEMIFQNQQGKNVTIRVQEPKGGLTKGEVDAAMNLILTKNIFTSSGGDLAGLKGSRIVERNVTEF
- a CDS encoding LUD domain-containing protein, with the protein product MDLEKDLHALSESLINAAHNPNVNLALSRAVKSYRENVNKALTRFPHTVERAREVREMKLKALENLEFLYEKAAQSIEENHGRTYLAKDALHALKIVDEIVGTGKLIVKVKSMVGEEIGLREHLEQRGNTLWETDLGEFIQQLRNDRPMHILSPAIHIPREEVAKFFSAFFKKEIPPEIAAEVAAVREFMREKYFKADIGISGANIVAADTGSLFIIENEGNGRLATGAPPVHIVIVGLEKLVPTLDDAFKTAEVTWRYAQYTVPSYVNIISGPSKTGDIEKVTTYGAHGPKELHVIFLDNGRLELSKNETFKEALLCLRCGGCLYECPVFSLTAGHYGYKYLGGIGAIWTAFIAGGLDKAAPLAYVCLRCGRCQERCPMQIDVPRMTVALRQLLTGNHLG
- a CDS encoding (Fe-S)-binding protein produces the protein MLEITITPPATIELVRQNILKYKNPLGLKGRELTSWAEGLSFSSHSEYLFYTGTEYQMLPYIDSLVKALKTMNQLGSGKKILFGLRNLVDKFGFNPEKVYAGILAKDREKTANILRKHVQLLNFLGITPQYLGEEELYAGALLYEYGYLNDVREISLKLTEIFKSRGVKKIIVASPHAAEMFRKIYPMFVDFPFEVFTMPEFLKACIDKLPKKTYTQKITIHDPCRLARELGVVTEIREVLKNNCESEIIELPQSGRFTTCCGGATKLLFPELAEALAKQRVQELERSGGEEIVTACPYCYFNLSQYTTLPVKDLTEILL